In Rubrobacter radiotolerans DSM 5868, the following proteins share a genomic window:
- a CDS encoding 3-hydroxyacyl-ACP dehydratase FabZ family protein, producing MLDVGDIRKWLPHRYPFLMVDGVTDREPGRWTTGYKHLTQSDWFLVREGSEAYLPGTIALEGIAQMASFLYPRPMDDLGFLLASLGSARFGYRARAGERLDLRFELLRRKTGFWIGHGEARVDGALVASARDIAIFVGAYRGTAEG from the coding sequence ATGCTCGACGTAGGGGACATACGGAAGTGGCTCCCGCATCGGTACCCCTTCTTGATGGTCGACGGCGTGACCGATCGTGAGCCCGGGCGGTGGACAACAGGCTACAAGCACCTCACCCAGTCCGACTGGTTCCTTGTGAGAGAAGGATCGGAGGCATATCTGCCGGGGACGATCGCGCTGGAGGGCATAGCGCAGATGGCCTCGTTCCTCTACCCACGGCCGATGGACGATCTGGGATTCTTGCTTGCGTCGCTGGGTTCGGCCCGATTTGGCTACCGCGCGAGGGCGGGTGAGCGACTAGATTTACGTTTCGAGCTGTTGCGCAGAAAGACGGGCTTCTGGATAGGACATGGGGAGGCTAGAGTAGACGGGGCATTGGTCGCGAGCGCGCGGGACATTGCCATCTTCGTCGGCGCTTATCGTGGCACCGCCGAAGGGTAA
- a CDS encoding TetR/AcrR family transcriptional regulator, with protein MPRIVDHRRRRREFVEAARRVILRDGIDRATVRNVASEAGWSAGALRHYFLNKDDLLAAATRFLTEATAASTEQSTEQVSNGPALQDATRAALCSVLALDEPRREKAAAWLVLAGCSLVDCASGECEALLDAQRRLYLTITHELAEASLLPVGCDPEAEAARLHALVDGLNVHVLTGRVRSDAALKILDDHLAGMIRWPSPP; from the coding sequence GTGCCAAGGATCGTAGACCACAGGAGACGCCGCAGAGAGTTCGTAGAGGCGGCCCGACGGGTGATCCTGCGGGACGGCATAGATCGGGCGACGGTGCGCAATGTCGCGTCGGAGGCTGGTTGGTCGGCGGGCGCCTTGCGACACTACTTCCTCAACAAGGACGATCTCTTGGCGGCAGCAACCCGTTTCCTAACTGAGGCCACAGCCGCCAGCACGGAGCAAAGCACGGAGCAAGTTTCGAACGGCCCTGCCCTTCAGGACGCGACGCGCGCGGCTTTATGCTCCGTGTTGGCGCTAGACGAGCCGCGGCGCGAGAAGGCTGCGGCCTGGCTCGTCCTCGCTGGCTGTAGCCTGGTGGACTGCGCAAGCGGGGAGTGCGAAGCGCTACTCGACGCCCAGCGCAGGCTGTACCTCACGATCACGCACGAACTTGCCGAGGCGAGCTTACTGCCCGTCGGGTGCGATCCCGAGGCGGAGGCCGCCCGCTTGCACGCTTTGGTCGACGGACTCAACGTGCATGTCCTGACGGGCCGGGTCCGCAGCGACGCAGCACTCAAGATATTGGACGATCACCTTGCCGGGATGATACGTTGGCCAAGCCCGCCTTAG
- a CDS encoding ABC transporter ATP-binding protein, translating into MSRVAEDPVGAGTLRGLFGFFRAYTAAIAMAVVIGILGALASLAQPLVVGDIVEAVRAGDPVVRSVAVLVFLFVADAAFTGLQGYLMGRIGEGVVLDVRRRILGRLLRMTITEHDDRRAGDLLSRTSTDTTLLKTALAQRLAGVVVDTVVILGGLALMAALDLVLLFVVVVCMAFGAAIVFFVAVRVRRATEESQKSVGSLSAALERVLRAIRTVKISRAEEREERRLSAEAQAAYRAGVRMAGYEALIAPAIGVALQGSLLLVLGVGGIRLVTGDLELEDLIAFLLYLLYMITPTVTVFAYFADVQRGLAAFRRLREVLEAPQEGTHRPQTTSIPAGQVEEGDTSRSRGTAVVARFIGVSFGYAPGREVLRDVSLELVEPGLTALVGPSGSGKSTMLTLLERFYDPEEGIVEIGGRDARDLPLNDLRCWVAYVEQDSPIMAGSILENVLYANPHASRRELEWALQLTNLCDFVERLPNGLDTEVGDGGVLLSGGERQRIAIARMLLTKPRLLLLDEVTSQLDAHNERALKETISEIARSRAVVAVAHRLSTVRNADKIVVLDAGRIRAMGTHETLLASDELYRDLVQTQLIDAAHTAAVVETGQPERPVPGAGG; encoded by the coding sequence ATGAGTAGGGTGGCGGAAGACCCCGTCGGCGCGGGGACGCTGCGGGGACTCTTCGGGTTCTTCCGAGCGTACACGGCGGCCATCGCCATGGCCGTCGTGATTGGAATTCTCGGCGCCCTAGCATCCCTGGCACAACCGCTCGTGGTCGGGGACATCGTGGAGGCCGTCCGGGCGGGAGACCCGGTAGTGAGATCGGTCGCCGTCCTCGTCTTCCTTTTCGTAGCGGACGCCGCGTTCACCGGCCTGCAGGGTTACCTGATGGGCAGGATCGGCGAGGGCGTGGTACTGGACGTACGCAGAAGGATTCTCGGGCGGTTGCTTAGGATGACCATCACCGAGCACGACGATAGACGAGCCGGAGATCTCCTCTCACGCACGAGCACGGACACAACGCTACTGAAGACCGCACTGGCGCAGCGCCTCGCCGGCGTCGTCGTAGACACCGTGGTCATACTAGGCGGTCTCGCTCTGATGGCCGCCCTGGACCTCGTGCTCTTGTTTGTGGTCGTCGTGTGCATGGCGTTCGGGGCTGCGATCGTCTTTTTCGTCGCCGTGAGAGTTCGCCGAGCGACCGAAGAGTCGCAGAAGAGCGTGGGCTCCTTAAGTGCGGCGTTGGAGCGGGTCCTACGCGCCATACGCACGGTCAAGATCAGCCGAGCGGAGGAACGAGAGGAGAGGAGGTTGTCGGCGGAGGCGCAAGCCGCCTACCGGGCGGGGGTTCGTATGGCTGGATACGAGGCGTTGATCGCCCCGGCTATCGGGGTCGCGCTGCAAGGCTCCCTGCTGCTAGTGCTCGGCGTTGGGGGCATCAGGTTGGTTACCGGGGACCTCGAACTGGAAGACCTGATCGCCTTCCTCTTGTACCTGCTGTACATGATCACGCCGACGGTAACGGTCTTCGCCTACTTCGCCGACGTGCAGAGGGGCCTCGCCGCCTTCCGTCGCCTGAGAGAGGTTTTAGAGGCTCCACAGGAAGGAACGCACCGGCCACAAACCACGTCCATCCCCGCTGGGCAAGTCGAGGAGGGCGACACGTCACGGTCGCGCGGGACCGCTGTCGTCGCGCGGTTCATCGGCGTGAGCTTTGGCTACGCGCCGGGACGCGAGGTCTTGAGGGACGTATCGCTGGAGTTGGTCGAACCGGGGCTTACTGCGCTTGTCGGACCGTCCGGCTCGGGCAAGTCCACCATGCTTACTCTACTGGAACGCTTCTACGATCCTGAGGAGGGAATCGTGGAGATCGGTGGGCGGGATGCCAGAGACTTGCCGTTGAATGATCTCCGGTGCTGGGTCGCGTACGTGGAACAGGATTCGCCGATCATGGCCGGTTCGATCCTCGAAAACGTGCTCTACGCAAACCCCCACGCGTCCCGGAGGGAGCTCGAGTGGGCGCTCCAGCTCACGAACCTGTGCGACTTCGTCGAGCGCCTGCCCAACGGGCTAGATACCGAGGTGGGCGACGGAGGAGTGCTCCTGTCTGGCGGGGAGCGTCAGCGGATCGCAATCGCGAGGATGCTGCTCACGAAGCCCAGGTTGCTCTTGCTCGATGAGGTGACCTCGCAACTCGATGCCCACAACGAAAGGGCCCTCAAGGAAACGATATCCGAGATTGCCAGGAGCCGCGCGGTGGTGGCAGTGGCTCATCGGCTGTCGACCGTCAGGAACGCCGACAAGATCGTGGTCCTGGATGCAGGAAGGATCAGGGCCATGGGTACCCACGAGACTCTCCTGGCATCCGACGAACTCTACCGCGATCTCGTACAGACTCAGTTGATCGATGCCGCGCACACGGCGGCGGTCGTAGAGACCGGCCAACCCGAGCGCCCCGTCCCAGGAGCCGGTGGATAG
- a CDS encoding ACP S-malonyltransferase, translating into MSLAVIFPGLIPTSYAAVSHYVESDAYFRRRLEQADEVLKLSLMERYRDSSAPQTDIERCVFLVITLALADWADDHLRMQPAFCVAESFGGLASAAYAESLTFEGALELTYRGAHEEMRYLDELDGSYRTVFFYRLPLPRVERLVEEERARSGWIELAVYLSENIYAVCTPEGAVDRFKKAVRREGGVAMHTMDRPVHSSVLRRLREDTERKIYDRIPFRRAKMPLISDVDGSLAQEGPEVKKMLLDGIDRPVSWLTAVTTMQREGVKEVFIVGPRNIFGRMARKHLRVTEISPETVVTGNPKDR; encoded by the coding sequence GTGAGCCTAGCAGTCATTTTTCCCGGGCTCATTCCCACGAGCTACGCGGCGGTAAGCCACTACGTAGAGTCCGACGCGTACTTTCGTCGGCGCCTCGAGCAGGCCGACGAGGTGCTCAAGCTTTCACTGATGGAGCGGTACAGAGACTCCTCTGCGCCTCAGACCGATATCGAGCGCTGCGTCTTCTTGGTGATCACGCTGGCTCTGGCCGATTGGGCCGACGATCACTTGCGGATGCAGCCCGCTTTCTGCGTCGCAGAAAGCTTCGGTGGCTTGGCGTCGGCCGCCTACGCCGAGAGCCTTACATTCGAGGGAGCCCTCGAGCTGACCTACCGGGGGGCACACGAGGAGATGCGGTACCTGGACGAACTGGATGGCTCCTACAGGACCGTCTTCTTCTACCGGCTGCCTTTGCCCCGCGTCGAACGCCTCGTCGAGGAGGAGCGAGCCAGGAGCGGGTGGATCGAGCTCGCCGTGTATCTGAGCGAGAACATCTACGCCGTCTGCACCCCCGAAGGGGCCGTCGACCGGTTCAAGAAGGCGGTTCGCCGGGAAGGCGGCGTCGCCATGCACACCATGGACAGGCCGGTGCACAGCTCAGTACTGCGACGCTTGAGAGAGGATACGGAACGGAAAATCTACGATCGCATCCCCTTCCGCCGGGCGAAGATGCCCTTGATCTCCGATGTGGACGGTTCACTGGCGCAAGAAGGACCAGAGGTGAAAAAGATGCTTCTGGACGGAATCGACCGACCGGTGAGCTGGCTAACGGCCGTCACGACGATGCAGCGCGAGGGCGTGAAGGAGGTATTCATCGTGGGGCCTCGCAATATCTTCGGGCGCATGGCAAGAAAACACCTCAGGGTGACCGAGATCAGCCCCGAGACGGTGGTCACGGGCAACCCGAAAGATAGGTAA
- a CDS encoding ACP S-malonyltransferase, with protein sequence MTDQRSEKYAVLFPPQVYVRPGEYRDLHDHYDAVRTRFADAAEAVGFDLAAAFFSDDPDEVNRGTVARPAIVALSTALHEIVRDGDAPPAFTMGLSLGQITAAHVGGCLSFHDAARMAHEMAAIEEEAFGSGEYGVHFFYNVVHSELLRSMEALKAQGHRLWPCAFTGDNQMIVTGARASLEQLSREALILGGMGVVIPYGPPAHCPLMREVELRFRERWRYAEEPRQPDTPLVCNLTSEVLATAEEIHWALVRQYTSAVRWSRSVRRLAELGVNRLVVMGPGHFVRKSLPFVSVSFETECVEGTQDLTAMSNTGRGGAT encoded by the coding sequence ATGACGGACCAGAGATCAGAGAAGTACGCAGTGCTTTTCCCTCCGCAGGTCTATGTGAGGCCGGGGGAGTACCGGGACCTCCACGATCATTACGATGCTGTACGGACCAGGTTCGCGGACGCGGCGGAGGCGGTCGGGTTCGACCTGGCCGCGGCCTTTTTCTCCGACGACCCCGACGAGGTGAACCGTGGTACGGTCGCCAGGCCGGCGATAGTGGCACTGAGCACGGCGCTCCATGAAATCGTCCGAGACGGGGATGCGCCACCCGCGTTCACGATGGGCCTCAGCCTCGGCCAGATCACCGCGGCCCACGTCGGAGGTTGCCTGTCGTTTCACGATGCCGCACGCATGGCCCACGAGATGGCCGCCATAGAAGAGGAGGCGTTCGGCAGCGGAGAGTACGGCGTCCACTTTTTCTACAACGTGGTCCATTCGGAGCTACTGCGCTCGATGGAGGCTTTGAAGGCGCAGGGCCACCGCCTGTGGCCCTGCGCCTTCACGGGTGATAACCAGATGATCGTGACGGGCGCCCGAGCCAGCCTAGAGCAGCTCAGCCGTGAGGCTCTGATCCTGGGGGGCATGGGGGTGGTCATCCCCTACGGTCCCCCGGCGCATTGCCCATTGATGAGGGAGGTAGAATTACGCTTCCGCGAACGGTGGCGCTACGCGGAGGAACCGCGCCAACCCGATACCCCCCTGGTATGCAACCTCACCTCAGAGGTACTCGCGACGGCAGAGGAGATCCACTGGGCCCTCGTGCGGCAGTATACCTCGGCGGTGAGGTGGTCACGCTCGGTCAGGCGATTGGCCGAACTCGGCGTGAACAGGCTGGTCGTCATGGGTCCGGGACACTTCGTCCGAAAGTCGCTTCCCTTCGTCTCCGTAAGCTTCGAGACGGAGTGCGTCGAAGGGACACAGGACCTCACTGCGATGAGCAACACAGGAAGAGGTGGGGCGACGTGA
- a CDS encoding SDR family NAD(P)-dependent oxidoreductase, with protein MDLRGKVALVTGGSSGIGSSICLRLGELGASVMVGYRTRGEPAGEVANRIVTEHGVEAEPCELDVRDYEQVTRIVNGIIKARGRIDILVNNAGVGVEGAVTPARPVEEWVDVIHTNLIGSFFCIKAVSLHMLLARKGSIVNVSSVAGMVGIPGLSSYSASKAGLIGLTKSLSKEFAPYKVRVNAVAPGYTSETGMVERIGEEDICSIRERIPLRRLARRDEIAETVAYLSSDSTSYVTGQTLVVDGGLTA; from the coding sequence GTGGACTTGAGGGGCAAGGTCGCCTTGGTAACCGGTGGATCCAGCGGCATCGGTAGCTCCATTTGCTTGCGCCTCGGTGAGTTGGGAGCCAGCGTCATGGTCGGCTACCGCACGAGAGGCGAGCCCGCAGGAGAGGTCGCAAACCGCATCGTAACCGAGCATGGGGTGGAGGCCGAGCCTTGCGAGTTGGACGTCAGGGACTACGAGCAAGTGACGCGGATCGTCAACGGGATCATAAAGGCGCGAGGGAGAATCGACATCCTGGTCAACAACGCGGGCGTCGGCGTGGAAGGCGCCGTCACGCCAGCGAGGCCCGTGGAAGAGTGGGTAGACGTGATACACACGAACCTAATTGGTTCGTTCTTCTGCATCAAGGCGGTCTCGCTGCACATGCTCCTCGCCCGGAAGGGGAGCATCGTCAACGTATCCTCCGTAGCGGGGATGGTCGGTATCCCCGGTTTGAGCAGCTACTCGGCGAGCAAGGCGGGACTAATTGGCTTAACCAAGTCCTTGAGCAAGGAGTTCGCCCCTTACAAGGTGCGGGTGAACGCCGTAGCCCCCGGATACACCTCGGAGACGGGGATGGTGGAGCGCATAGGGGAAGAGGACATATGCTCGATACGGGAGCGAATACCGCTGCGGCGGTTGGCCCGACGCGACGAGATCGCGGAGACCGTCGCCTATCTGTCTTCCGACAGCACGAGTTATGTCACGGGCCAGACACTGGTGGTTGACGGGGGGCTCACCGCATGA
- a CDS encoding GNAT family N-acetyltransferase, which produces MFVKLAAVDEGDYELMARWLGPSVGGALGMGTQSFISAETVKEYFGGRTGNCAIIKTREGEKIGFISWHTQRYEGSYEIGGIVGEPKLWDSGCGADAALAVIHHLFHDRNAHRLQFTTGLYNKRAVGMVIKLLEEREVVLEGVLRDHCFLDGEYHDAIVVSILRDEWYAKMDEVGDLANTIPEAEKEEARLAFRRYVEEHWKDDIGRTLIS; this is translated from the coding sequence ATGTTCGTGAAGCTGGCAGCCGTGGACGAAGGCGATTACGAGCTCATGGCGCGCTGGCTCGGTCCTTCCGTAGGTGGTGCGTTGGGAATGGGGACACAGAGCTTCATCTCTGCTGAGACCGTGAAGGAATATTTCGGGGGAAGGACCGGCAACTGCGCCATCATCAAGACCCGGGAGGGGGAAAAGATCGGGTTCATTTCGTGGCATACCCAGAGGTACGAGGGCAGCTACGAGATCGGCGGTATCGTCGGAGAGCCGAAGCTGTGGGACTCCGGCTGTGGGGCGGATGCGGCCCTTGCGGTTATACACCATCTTTTCCACGACCGGAACGCACACCGCCTCCAGTTCACGACCGGCCTCTACAACAAGCGCGCGGTGGGGATGGTGATCAAGCTCCTCGAAGAGAGGGAGGTGGTGCTTGAAGGTGTGCTCAGGGATCACTGCTTTCTGGACGGAGAGTACCACGACGCCATAGTGGTTTCCATTCTGCGCGACGAGTGGTACGCGAAGATGGACGAGGTCGGCGACCTGGCGAATACGATACCGGAGGCGGAGAAGGAGGAAGCACGGCTAGCGTTCCGGCGATACGTGGAAGAGCATTGGAAGGATGATATAGGTCGGACCTTGATTTCTTAG
- the fabF gene encoding beta-ketoacyl-ACP synthase II — translation MENVSRLDHRRVVITGCGAVSPLGLDINELWSGLIAGRSGIRAISRFDTADFTTKIAGEVHGFEPEQYISRKDARRMDLFTQYAVAAALQASEQAGLRIDDHLATRAGVIVGSGCGPSNLIQETVKRMLEQGPRRVSAYAAAATSVDNPSAEISMLLGAKGPSGALVTACATGNSCVGESMRAIQNGQADVMLAGGSDEPVTPMDVAQFSSAKVLSQRNDAPEKASRPFDIDRDGFVIGAGAGVVVLEEADHAIRRGAPILAELVGYGATTDAYHITAPDPTGAEAKRAMLMALEDARADPSEVDYVNAHGTGTRFNDATETRIVKSVLGERAVTVPISSTKSMTGHLIGAAATVELIATVYCILEGRTPPTINCDNPEDPDMNYVANTAQSHDVRLALNNSFGFGGHNAVLAIRRWEDT, via the coding sequence ATGGAAAACGTATCCCGTCTAGACCATAGGCGGGTAGTCATAACGGGCTGCGGAGCCGTCAGTCCCTTGGGTCTCGACATAAACGAACTCTGGAGCGGTCTGATCGCCGGCAGGAGCGGTATCCGGGCCATTAGCCGCTTCGACACCGCGGACTTCACGACCAAGATAGCGGGAGAGGTCCATGGATTCGAGCCTGAACAGTATATTTCCCGCAAGGACGCCCGGCGGATGGACCTCTTCACCCAGTACGCTGTCGCGGCGGCGCTGCAAGCCTCCGAACAGGCCGGTCTTCGGATCGACGATCACCTAGCTACGAGGGCTGGGGTGATCGTCGGCTCCGGATGCGGACCCAGCAATCTTATACAAGAGACCGTAAAAAGGATGTTGGAGCAAGGCCCGCGGCGCGTAAGCGCGTACGCTGCCGCCGCCACCTCGGTCGATAACCCGTCCGCAGAGATCTCCATGCTCCTGGGCGCCAAAGGTCCCTCCGGTGCCCTTGTAACGGCCTGCGCCACTGGAAACAGCTGCGTTGGTGAGTCTATGAGGGCGATACAGAACGGCCAGGCTGACGTAATGTTGGCAGGGGGTTCCGACGAACCCGTTACACCTATGGACGTGGCTCAGTTCTCCAGTGCGAAGGTCTTGTCCCAACGCAACGACGCTCCCGAAAAGGCTAGTCGACCGTTTGATATTGATCGAGACGGGTTCGTTATAGGAGCCGGTGCTGGTGTCGTAGTCCTCGAAGAAGCAGACCACGCCATACGGCGAGGAGCACCGATCTTAGCCGAGTTGGTCGGCTACGGAGCAACGACCGACGCGTACCATATCACTGCTCCCGATCCCACGGGGGCGGAGGCGAAGCGGGCGATGCTGATGGCCCTTGAGGATGCCCGAGCAGACCCTTCGGAGGTAGACTACGTCAACGCACACGGCACAGGAACGCGTTTCAACGATGCGACCGAGACACGAATCGTCAAGTCGGTGCTCGGCGAACGCGCCGTCACGGTTCCCATAAGCTCCACAAAGTCCATGACGGGTCACTTGATCGGCGCGGCCGCCACGGTGGAGCTGATCGCAACCGTTTATTGCATCTTGGAGGGCAGGACTCCGCCCACGATCAACTGTGATAACCCAGAGGATCCAGATATGAACTACGTCGCCAATACGGCCCAGTCACACGACGTCCGTCTGGCGTTGAACAACTCTTTCGGGTTCGGCGGACACAACGCGGTCTTGGCCATTCGCCGTTGGGAAGATACTTAA
- the cas2 gene encoding CRISPR-associated endonuclease Cas2, with product MGYVILIYDIPDDRVRYRVAERCKDYGLERIQYSAFAGDLDRNRREELMLRLKKTLGKKPGNIRLQPVCTRDLSLAKEVSVDG from the coding sequence ATGGGGTACGTCATCCTTATCTACGACATCCCCGACGACAGAGTCCGCTACAGGGTGGCGGAGCGATGCAAGGACTACGGCCTTGAGCGCATACAGTACTCCGCGTTCGCCGGGGACCTGGACCGGAACCGCCGCGAGGAGCTTATGCTGCGCCTGAAGAAGACGCTCGGCAAGAAGCCGGGGAACATCCGCCTCCAGCCGGTCTGCACGCGGGACCTCTCCCTGGCAAAGGAGGTCTCGGTTGATGGATAG
- the cas4 gene encoding CRISPR-associated protein Cas4 yields the protein MDSLTVTDVRQHVYCPRIPYYRYTMPLERPVTAKMDLGKEEHDSTSQKEARRTLKTYGLKDGERHFGVNLYSERLRLRGKIDLVIRTSRELIPVEYKMAASLGLHHKYQLAAYAMLAEHSLGGSVTRAFVYLTPTRRAVEVPITAAMRDRVREVLEAIRTSAQDERLPRPTPYRKRCSGCEYRRFCGDVPTGP from the coding sequence ATGGATAGCCTGACCGTCACGGACGTCCGCCAGCACGTCTACTGTCCGCGCATCCCGTACTACCGGTACACCATGCCCCTGGAGCGTCCCGTAACCGCAAAGATGGACCTCGGCAAGGAAGAGCACGACTCCACCTCGCAGAAAGAGGCCCGCCGGACGCTCAAGACCTACGGCCTCAAAGACGGCGAGCGGCATTTCGGGGTGAACCTGTACTCCGAGAGGCTCCGGCTCCGGGGAAAGATAGACCTGGTGATACGCACTTCGCGCGAGCTTATCCCGGTCGAGTACAAGATGGCCGCGAGCCTCGGGCTGCACCACAAGTACCAGCTCGCGGCGTACGCGATGCTCGCGGAGCACAGCCTCGGTGGAAGCGTAACGCGAGCATTCGTCTACCTCACGCCCACGAGAAGGGCTGTGGAGGTGCCGATCACGGCCGCCATGCGAGACAGGGTCAGAGAGGTTCTTGAGGCCATCCGAACCTCGGCGCAGGACGAGCGTCTCCCGCGCCCCACCCCGTACCGCAAACGCTGCTCCGGCTGCGAGTACCGGCGCTTCTGCGGCGACGTTCCGACGGGTCCCTGA
- the cas4a gene encoding type I-A CRISPR-associated protein Cas4/Csa1 produces the protein MFMPTAEEKKRLLRGTIPRARRLGVDDSLRGWMWSAPPLLSPYEVPLGLAETANAYCPTARDVYARRVLGASPEPNGKMILGKDLHDTLGAWIVHAKKSLYTHGANDLEAAIESIRTFPEPDLPEQKTLVLYEADAVEFRLREAVSQFPRIRTDALVAHVLPVTLGQMLDGAFLGLSRRLSTDLLNLGEPCILNIIFGDEKRPFHALTLAGYALVLEAVHEFPVDVGVTVYVDFDGGRPRIERDFTVLGDEVRMEFIEVRDEKQRMVADQSDPGPCEGCEAWCSR, from the coding sequence ATGTTCATGCCGACAGCCGAAGAGAAGAAACGGCTTCTCAGAGGGACGATCCCGCGCGCAAGAAGGCTTGGCGTAGACGATTCGCTGCGGGGCTGGATGTGGTCCGCGCCGCCGCTCCTCTCACCGTATGAGGTCCCGCTCGGACTCGCGGAGACCGCCAACGCCTATTGCCCGACCGCCCGCGACGTGTACGCCCGGCGCGTCCTCGGCGCATCACCCGAACCGAACGGGAAGATGATCCTGGGCAAAGACCTCCACGACACGCTCGGAGCCTGGATCGTCCACGCCAAAAAGAGCCTCTATACCCACGGAGCAAACGACCTCGAAGCCGCCATCGAGTCCATCCGCACCTTCCCCGAGCCCGACCTCCCCGAGCAGAAGACCCTCGTCCTCTACGAGGCCGACGCAGTGGAGTTCAGGCTGCGCGAGGCCGTAAGCCAGTTCCCCCGCATACGGACCGACGCCCTCGTCGCACACGTCCTCCCCGTAACCCTCGGACAGATGCTCGACGGAGCCTTCCTCGGCCTCTCCCGCCGCCTCTCCACCGACCTCCTCAACCTCGGCGAGCCCTGCATCCTCAACATAATCTTCGGCGACGAAAAACGCCCCTTCCACGCCCTCACCCTCGCCGGATACGCCCTCGTCCTCGAAGCCGTCCACGAGTTCCCGGTGGACGTCGGCGTAACCGTCTACGTTGACTTCGACGGCGGCCGCCCCCGCATAGAGCGCGACTTCACCGTCCTCGGCGACGAGGTGAGGATGGAGTTCATCGAAGTAAGGGACGAAAAGCAGCGCATGGTCGCCGACCAGTCCGACCCCGGCCCCTGCGAGGGCTGCGAGGCGTGGTGTTCGAGGTGA
- a CDS encoding CopG family ribbon-helix-helix protein, with translation MARFVVTIPDDFLEEVDARAKAEHRSRSELVREALRGYLRSGGRRGDISGRPEVKRAVQIQDETRKILEGSGYSGSEAVRKMRDRIY, from the coding sequence ATGGCACGCTTTGTGGTCACTATACCGGACGACTTCCTGGAAGAGGTCGACGCCCGGGCGAAAGCCGAGCACCGCAGCCGGAGTGAGCTGGTGCGGGAGGCGCTCCGGGGCTACCTGCGTTCGGGGGGGCGTAGGGGGGACATCTCGGGCCGGCCCGAGGTCAAGAGGGCCGTCCAGATACAGGATGAGACCCGGAAGATCCTGGAAGGCTCCGGGTACAGCGGGTCCGAAGCCGTGCGAAAGATGCGGGACAGGATCTATTGA
- a CDS encoding type II toxin-antitoxin system VapC family toxin → MSYPFRAAVLDTSVAVKWFVPEEGSERATSLRRAHLEGEIQLYVPDLLLMELANALRYTSLLSEERILDGLATFSALDISIVPFSIEALRASIALSLEQDLAVYDAYFLAVAQELGLPFITADRKMLSRFTSEDGAVALGSI, encoded by the coding sequence TTGAGCTACCCATTCCGGGCCGCCGTCCTCGACACCTCGGTTGCGGTCAAGTGGTTCGTCCCCGAAGAAGGTTCGGAGAGGGCCACATCCTTGCGGCGGGCGCATCTGGAGGGCGAGATCCAGCTCTACGTGCCAGACCTCTTGTTGATGGAGTTGGCCAATGCCCTACGCTACACGAGCCTGCTCTCCGAGGAAAGGATTCTGGACGGCCTGGCGACGTTTTCAGCCCTCGACATCTCTATAGTCCCGTTCAGCATCGAAGCGTTGAGAGCTTCTATAGCCCTCAGCCTGGAGCAAGACCTGGCCGTCTACGATGCCTACTTCCTTGCCGTGGCCCAGGAACTGGGCCTACCCTTCATCACCGCCGACCGGAAGATGCTCTCCCGTTTCACCTCCGAGGATGGCGCTGTAGCCCTCGGAAGCATCTAA